From Methanococcus maripaludis, the proteins below share one genomic window:
- a CDS encoding cation:proton antiporter (subunit G of antiporter complex involved in resistance to high concentrations of Na+, K+, Li+ and/or alkali), with protein MFDDIVLIIASIGILLASFRLWVEKDREKMVYARLHITGVIDIACIVILLVFRQYLLALTYLVLVPFSAHAIANADYFDELKKQ; from the coding sequence ATGTTTGACGATATTGTACTAATAATTGCGTCTATTGGGATATTGTTAGCATCATTTAGGCTCTGGGTTGAAAAAGACCGTGAAAAAATGGTTTATGCAAGGCTCCATATAACGGGGGTTATTGATATCGCATGTATCGTGATATTGCTTGTATTCAGACAGTATTTGCTTGCTTTAACATATCTCGTGTTAGTTCCATTCTCAGCACATGCAATAGCTAATGCAGACTACTTCGATGAATTAAAAAAGCAGTAA